From Micromonospora echinospora, one genomic window encodes:
- a CDS encoding cytochrome P450 yields the protein MFSSTSGAVLTCVGAPDPAGGQALALTDPPQHTALRRPSTRAVGPAAVRACEAEIRVRVRRLLRPMLAGGVHDLATTLRRLPMIAAGPLLGIPEEHWDNAVEAALATIAPGDPSHQDGDESETVLRASSRLFGSIRASLTTSLARPETLIGALSATSVDGTALTRRRIMLNVHSALVGGNTATVNVALHLLLHLARTPDLWRAVVDDRSVIPGLVDEAARWTTPAQQLVRRATTDVELGGVRLRAGDWVVAWIASANRDESVFPSPDRFDPRRAPNPHLAFGLGPHFCVGAAAARTLLAALVDELADSGVHFALAGPPRHLVSAVVNGVASLPMRFTP from the coding sequence GTGTTCAGCTCCACGTCGGGCGCCGTGCTCACCTGTGTCGGCGCACCCGATCCAGCCGGCGGTCAGGCTCTGGCGCTCACCGACCCACCCCAGCACACGGCGCTGCGTCGGCCGTCCACCCGCGCGGTGGGGCCCGCTGCCGTCCGGGCGTGCGAGGCCGAGATCCGCGTGCGGGTGCGCCGGTTGCTGCGCCCGATGCTCGCCGGAGGCGTCCACGATCTGGCCACCACGCTGCGGCGGCTCCCGATGATCGCCGCCGGACCCTTGCTCGGGATACCCGAGGAACACTGGGACAACGCGGTCGAGGCCGCCCTCGCCACCATCGCGCCGGGCGATCCGTCCCACCAGGACGGAGACGAGAGCGAAACCGTCCTCCGCGCGAGTTCACGGCTCTTCGGGTCCATCAGGGCCTCGTTGACCACGTCACTGGCCCGACCGGAAACGCTCATCGGCGCTCTGTCGGCGACCTCCGTCGACGGCACCGCGCTGACCCGCCGCCGGATCATGCTGAACGTCCACAGCGCGCTGGTCGGCGGCAACACCGCCACGGTGAACGTCGCGCTCCACCTGTTGCTGCACCTCGCGCGCACTCCCGACCTGTGGCGGGCGGTCGTCGACGACCGGTCGGTGATTCCCGGGCTGGTCGACGAAGCGGCTCGCTGGACCACCCCCGCCCAGCAGTTGGTGCGTCGGGCCACCACGGACGTCGAACTCGGCGGGGTACGGCTGCGCGCGGGCGACTGGGTGGTGGCCTGGATCGCGTCGGCGAACCGGGACGAGTCCGTGTTCCCGTCGCCCGACCGGTTCGATCCCCGCCGCGCGCCCAACCCGCACCTCGCGTTCGGGCTCGGTCCCCACTTCTGCGTCGGCGCGGCGGCGGCACGCACCCTGCTGGCCGCCCTCGTCGACGAACTCGCCGACAGCGGCGTCCACTTCGCTCTCGCCGGCCCTCCGCGCCACCTCGTGTCGGCCGTGGTGAACGGGGTCGCCAGCCTGCCGATGAGGTTCACGCCATGA
- a CDS encoding alpha/beta fold hydrolase, translating to MAADRSGTFRGDGADFYHVVRGAGPPLMLLPSGGGDAHSADLLATRLAETHTVLTYDRRGQTRTVVDDPGRPVSLQRHAEDAATLADHVFGETPVRVFGCSTGAVIGLELARRRPQWVSVLVAHEPPLRSLATASERARYDRLHRDARRVHAESGWQAALKILRAGFGDPSHDPRDHEDEVVWEPPSSRTVANINAFLTGEARATWEYQVSAAGWAALRAGATTIVPATGRATDTFPSRSAARLAAVLGEHLADLPGGHEGYRTHPAAFGAALHALFTGARARRVTH from the coding sequence GTGGCCGCTGACCGTTCCGGAACATTCCGGGGCGACGGCGCGGACTTCTACCACGTCGTGCGCGGTGCCGGCCCGCCCCTCATGCTGCTGCCCAGCGGCGGTGGTGACGCGCACTCCGCCGATCTGCTCGCCACCCGGCTCGCCGAGACCCACACCGTCCTGACCTACGACCGGCGGGGCCAGACCCGCACCGTGGTGGACGACCCGGGGCGCCCGGTGTCCCTCCAGCGGCATGCCGAGGATGCCGCCACGCTGGCCGACCACGTCTTCGGCGAGACCCCCGTCCGCGTGTTCGGGTGCAGCACCGGTGCGGTCATCGGCCTGGAACTCGCGCGGCGCCGGCCGCAGTGGGTGAGTGTCCTCGTCGCCCACGAACCCCCGCTGCGGTCGCTCGCCACCGCGTCCGAGCGCGCCAGGTACGACAGGTTGCACCGCGACGCTCGCCGGGTCCACGCGGAGTCGGGCTGGCAGGCGGCGCTCAAGATCCTGCGGGCCGGCTTCGGAGACCCCTCCCACGATCCACGCGACCACGAGGACGAGGTGGTGTGGGAGCCGCCCAGCAGTCGGACTGTCGCGAACATCAACGCCTTCCTCACCGGCGAGGCGCGCGCGACGTGGGAATACCAGGTCAGCGCCGCTGGCTGGGCGGCGCTACGCGCGGGTGCCACGACGATCGTGCCCGCCACCGGCCGGGCGACCGACACCTTCCCCAGCCGCTCCGCGGCCAGGCTCGCGGCGGTGCTCGGCGAACACCTGGCCGACCTGCCCGGTGGCCACGAGGGGTACCGGACACACCCTGCGGCGTTCGGCGCGGCGTTGCATGCTCTGTTCACCGGCGCACGGGCACGTCGGGTGACGCACTGA